In the genome of Mucisphaera calidilacus, one region contains:
- a CDS encoding lamin tail domain-containing protein produces MMDAAVAIVITEIMYNPASSEKQPVRVEWVEVYNRSERPVDLSGWKLCDEDGESGGIPQGARLPGGETMILIPKAQTPRNFLSGWPLQEHRDSTVIVQLDGWRRGGFGGLSNSPSPSNEMLVLRRANGSTADAVNFDDTEPWPSDSPEGPSIYLRPHAIDPALNDRGENWARSSVEEHGGRAARNRGGYSEKDIGSPGFVAIDRESEASDATLRP; encoded by the coding sequence ATGATGGATGCTGCGGTAGCGATTGTCATCACGGAGATCATGTACAACCCGGCGAGCAGTGAGAAGCAGCCGGTCCGGGTTGAGTGGGTGGAGGTGTACAACCGGTCGGAACGGCCGGTGGACCTGAGCGGGTGGAAGTTGTGTGACGAGGACGGCGAGAGCGGCGGGATTCCGCAGGGGGCCAGGCTGCCGGGCGGTGAGACGATGATTCTGATCCCGAAGGCGCAGACGCCTCGGAACTTCCTGAGCGGGTGGCCGCTGCAGGAGCATCGCGATTCGACGGTGATCGTGCAGTTGGATGGCTGGCGTCGGGGCGGGTTCGGGGGGTTGTCGAATTCGCCGAGTCCGAGCAACGAGATGCTGGTGCTGCGTCGTGCGAACGGTTCGACGGCGGACGCGGTGAACTTTGACGACACCGAGCCGTGGCCGAGCGATTCGCCTGAGGGCCCGAGCATCTACCTGCGGCCTCACGCGATTGATCCTGCGTTGAATGATCGTGGTGAGAACTGGGCGCGGTCGTCGGTGGAGGAGCATGGCGGTCGTGCGGCGCGGAACCGGGGCGGGTACAGCGAGAAGGACATCGGTTCTCCGGGGTTCGTGGCGATCGATCGTGAGTCGGAGGCGTCGGACGCTACACTTCGACCATGA
- a CDS encoding phospholipase C/P1 nuclease family protein has product MRRFLTALLVVLTLACPSAGWHSEGHLVITRLALTSLPEDVPAFFREATQAIAEGSVDPDLFKNRGIPHLTSAEAPEHYFHVEALPGLALPATRSEWLAYCQEHGIEVRDAGMLPYAIMEHTERLTIAFAEHRRRPDAETVRQRAIVYAGLLAHYTADLGMPLHCTEHYNGRKQPAGRSPRSGIHARVDALAGKVPGALLTADPLEAPFAAQNLPLALLRELRLSHRRVDWAYKLEAKFPGVGDRALDDPEVVRFSVDCVRHSAHVTASMYLTAWRNSETIRLPRWLEGSIPSQ; this is encoded by the coding sequence ATGAGACGATTCCTGACCGCCCTGCTTGTTGTGTTGACCCTTGCCTGCCCGTCGGCTGGCTGGCATTCGGAGGGTCACCTGGTGATCACGCGATTGGCACTGACTTCGCTGCCGGAGGACGTGCCGGCGTTTTTCCGCGAGGCGACGCAGGCGATTGCGGAGGGTTCGGTGGACCCGGACCTGTTCAAGAATCGTGGGATCCCGCACCTGACCTCGGCCGAGGCTCCGGAGCACTACTTCCATGTCGAGGCGTTGCCCGGGCTGGCGTTGCCGGCGACGCGTTCTGAGTGGCTGGCGTACTGTCAGGAGCACGGGATTGAGGTGCGTGATGCGGGGATGCTGCCTTACGCGATCATGGAGCACACGGAGCGTCTAACGATCGCGTTCGCGGAGCATCGACGTCGGCCGGACGCGGAGACGGTACGTCAGCGTGCGATCGTGTACGCGGGTTTGCTGGCGCATTACACGGCCGACCTGGGGATGCCGCTTCACTGCACGGAGCATTACAACGGCCGCAAGCAGCCGGCCGGTCGTTCGCCTCGGTCGGGCATTCACGCGCGGGTTGATGCGTTGGCCGGGAAGGTGCCGGGGGCGTTGCTCACGGCCGATCCGCTGGAGGCTCCCTTTGCGGCTCAGAACCTGCCGCTGGCGCTGCTGCGCGAGCTGCGACTTAGCCACCGCCGGGTGGACTGGGCGTACAAGCTGGAGGCGAAGTTCCCTGGTGTGGGTGATCGCGCGTTGGATGATCCGGAGGTGGTGCGTTTTTCGGTGGACTGCGTGCGTCACAGCGCTCACGTGACGGCGAGCATGTATCTGACGGCGTGGCGGAATTCGGAGACGATTCGTCTGCCGAGGTGGCTGGAGGGGTCGATACCGAGTCAATAA
- a CDS encoding sulfatase-like hydrolase/transferase: MNILLVMCDSLPAQFCGHHGDSACATPHLDALAERGVTFERAYCNSPLCTPSRASVLTGQYASTLGCLDNAGSFSSEWPTVAHCLSAAGYDTTIIGKMHLVGHDQWHGFDERVCLDTDYTTGYDVFNYRLAYDWEQPVAGNPVGHNWMGPSYVKDSAWDDFSLHYDRDVRIHEAALKFLNDRGPESKPFFACVSYHAPHNPFWIPEEFRRRFSEIELDLPALPEGIDTCQSVMDQWLDAFHYRDEIRDRLMTEENLRWLYETCYGMVYDLDQRLGALIEALEVNGLADNTAVIFISDHGDMMAQRGMIQKRYFYEHSVRVPLVAYVPDGGAAGSRLTTPVSLVDLLPTFTDLTGTNAPSDLPGMSLRPAIESGIEPEARTLFCEYHGEGVHAPCFLAIRDNLRYFYIHGHEERLYDIDSDPMQYHDLSEDARYVDRVRAFRQELSARFDPERIAQDALQSQRNRIFIYSNSGHEQAGSS, encoded by the coding sequence ATGAACATTCTCCTTGTGATGTGCGATTCGCTGCCGGCTCAGTTCTGTGGCCACCACGGCGACTCGGCTTGTGCGACGCCACATCTCGACGCACTGGCTGAGCGCGGGGTGACCTTCGAGCGGGCTTATTGCAACAGCCCGCTCTGCACGCCCTCGCGTGCCTCTGTGCTGACCGGGCAATACGCTTCGACGCTGGGCTGTCTGGACAATGCGGGGTCGTTTTCTTCGGAGTGGCCCACGGTTGCGCATTGTCTTTCAGCTGCGGGTTATGACACCACCATCATCGGCAAGATGCACCTTGTTGGGCACGACCAGTGGCACGGTTTCGATGAGCGGGTCTGTCTGGATACTGATTACACGACCGGCTACGACGTCTTCAATTATCGGCTGGCGTACGACTGGGAGCAGCCCGTGGCGGGCAATCCCGTCGGGCACAACTGGATGGGGCCGAGTTATGTCAAGGACAGTGCGTGGGACGACTTTTCGCTCCACTACGACCGTGACGTGCGCATTCATGAGGCGGCGCTGAAGTTTCTCAATGACCGCGGTCCCGAGTCAAAACCCTTCTTTGCGTGTGTGTCTTATCACGCGCCGCACAATCCCTTCTGGATTCCCGAGGAGTTTCGGCGGCGCTTCTCGGAGATTGAGCTTGATCTACCGGCGTTGCCCGAGGGCATCGACACTTGCCAGAGCGTGATGGATCAGTGGCTGGATGCCTTCCATTACCGTGATGAGATTCGAGACCGGCTGATGACCGAGGAGAATCTTCGCTGGCTCTATGAGACGTGTTACGGCATGGTCTACGACCTCGACCAACGTCTGGGCGCGTTGATTGAGGCGTTGGAGGTCAACGGGCTTGCCGACAATACGGCGGTCATCTTCATCAGTGATCACGGTGACATGATGGCGCAGCGTGGGATGATCCAGAAGCGGTATTTCTATGAGCATTCCGTGCGTGTTCCGCTGGTTGCCTACGTCCCGGACGGTGGTGCGGCGGGATCGCGTCTCACAACGCCTGTGTCGCTGGTTGATCTTCTTCCGACGTTTACTGACTTGACGGGGACGAATGCTCCGTCTGATTTGCCGGGTATGAGTCTGCGGCCGGCTATTGAGTCGGGGATTGAGCCGGAAGCGCGTACGCTCTTTTGTGAGTACCACGGCGAGGGCGTACACGCGCCGTGTTTCCTCGCGATTCGCGACAATCTTCGATACTTCTATATCCACGGCCACGAGGAGCGTTTGTACGACATCGACAGCGATCCGATGCAGTACCACGACCTTTCGGAGGATGCTCGCTACGTCGACCGGGTTCGTGCGTTCAGGCAAGAGCTGTCAGCGCGGTTTGATCCCGAGCGTATCGCGCAGGATGCGTTGCAGAGCCAGCGAAACCGGATCTTCATCTACAGCAATTCGGGTCATGAGCAGGCCGGTTCGTCTTGA
- a CDS encoding calcineurin-like phosphoesterase C-terminal domain-containing protein: MKHWLPLLAVVALSVAHNTHAQTVTARGMVFHDRNHDGIRQAGEEGIPGVAVSDGQQVIRTDDHGTYTLEINDEDTILFIVKPRGYQVTIDRLNLPRYYYIHKPQGSPDDNFIFPGVEPTGPLPEMINFPLYPVEEPEDFTIIAFGDPQPYSRQQIDFFRREVIDPLTDHNGNTVGAAFGISLGDLVGDNLAYFELLNQAQALLGVPWYNVLGNHDMNFMSGSTDQTKTDPDKYSDETMERVYGPLTYAFQYGKVHFILMDNVKYNGFTGYLDGTYEDWPDGKRSRPGNYESCFRDDQLAFIENYLSIVPKDDLIVLGFHIPLNSADGQHKIPQTDRLMQILSGHPHTLSISGHTHYQKQTFLGEETGYKPDPALGKLNQHVLNDAARFPKAIHHHDNLVTVSGSWFGGTLDEEGVPHTTMRDGAPNGYTLIHFEGNRYRTEFRAARRPASHQMTLTVTEPAADDQPAFLYANVFRGVQGDKVQTRLRFGPTTQRAPTPWKDMTYTEEKDPLYLQLRERQKNIPAEARSNGLIANTQTSYHLWKTPLPNNLPKGTHALEVRHTDLFGQVNIDRYTIRVD, encoded by the coding sequence ATGAAACACTGGCTGCCCCTTCTCGCCGTCGTCGCTCTCTCCGTCGCCCACAACACCCACGCGCAGACCGTCACCGCTCGCGGCATGGTCTTCCACGACCGCAACCACGACGGCATCCGCCAGGCAGGCGAAGAAGGCATCCCGGGCGTCGCCGTCTCCGACGGACAGCAGGTCATCCGAACCGATGACCACGGCACCTATACCCTCGAGATCAACGACGAAGACACCATCCTCTTCATCGTCAAGCCCCGCGGCTACCAGGTCACCATCGACCGACTCAACCTCCCCCGCTACTACTACATCCACAAGCCCCAGGGCTCGCCCGACGACAACTTCATCTTCCCGGGCGTCGAACCCACCGGGCCCCTGCCCGAGATGATCAACTTCCCCCTCTACCCCGTCGAAGAACCCGAAGACTTCACCATCATCGCCTTCGGCGACCCGCAGCCATACTCGCGACAGCAGATCGACTTCTTCCGACGCGAGGTCATCGACCCCCTCACCGACCACAACGGCAACACCGTCGGCGCCGCCTTCGGCATCTCCCTCGGCGACCTCGTCGGCGACAACCTCGCCTACTTCGAACTCCTCAACCAGGCTCAGGCCCTCCTGGGCGTCCCCTGGTACAACGTCCTCGGCAACCACGACATGAACTTCATGTCAGGCAGCACCGACCAGACCAAAACCGACCCCGACAAGTACTCCGACGAAACCATGGAACGCGTCTACGGTCCCCTCACCTACGCCTTCCAGTACGGCAAGGTCCACTTCATCCTTATGGACAACGTCAAGTACAACGGCTTCACCGGATACCTCGACGGAACCTACGAAGACTGGCCCGACGGCAAACGATCACGCCCCGGCAACTACGAGTCCTGCTTCCGCGACGACCAGCTCGCCTTCATCGAAAACTACCTCAGCATCGTTCCCAAGGACGACCTCATCGTCCTCGGCTTCCACATCCCCCTCAACTCCGCCGACGGACAACACAAGATCCCACAGACCGACCGACTCATGCAGATCCTCTCCGGACACCCGCACACCCTCTCCATCTCCGGCCACACCCACTACCAGAAACAAACCTTCCTCGGCGAGGAGACCGGCTACAAGCCCGACCCCGCACTCGGCAAACTCAACCAGCACGTCCTCAACGACGCCGCCCGATTCCCCAAAGCCATCCACCACCACGACAACCTCGTCACCGTCTCCGGATCATGGTTCGGCGGAACACTCGACGAAGAAGGCGTCCCCCACACCACCATGCGCGACGGCGCACCCAACGGCTACACCCTCATCCACTTCGAGGGCAACCGCTACCGCACCGAGTTCCGCGCCGCACGACGACCGGCCTCCCACCAGATGACACTCACCGTCACCGAACCCGCCGCAGACGACCAGCCCGCCTTCCTCTACGCCAACGTCTTCCGAGGCGTCCAGGGCGACAAAGTCCAGACACGCCTCCGCTTCGGACCCACCACGCAACGCGCCCCCACCCCCTGGAAAGACATGACCTACACCGAGGAAAAAGACCCCCTCTACCTCCAACTCCGCGAGCGACAGAAAAACATACCCGCCGAGGCACGCAGCAACGGACTCATCGCCAACACCCAGACCTCCTACCACCTCTGGAAAACACCCCTCCCCAACAACCTCCCCAAAGGCACACACGCCCTCGAGGTCCGACACACCGACCTCTTCGGACAGGTCAACATCGACCGCTACACCATCCGCGTCGACTGA